A region of the Parambassis ranga chromosome 24, fParRan2.1, whole genome shotgun sequence genome:
GTTTATCATGTAtgtaaaacacagtaaaaattcCATAAAAAGATTTGACTAAATTTTATTTAAAGCTGATTAAAATGATCAAGTTGGAGTCACGACCACACTGTCACATAATTttcaatatttacatatttcctGAAATGTAATGATGAACGTTTTTGGCTTTATTTGACAGAAACTGAATTCATTTCCTGAAAGAGACGTGAGGTCACATatggacatttaaacatgtttttctttcgtATGTTTCATATATTCTCTGCATACCTgtccctgtgctgctgctgcaccacctcCTACAGCTCCATGCCTCTCTGCTGCCTGCCGATCCCTCTCAGTGGACCGTGGCTGCAAACACAAAGCCCATCATTCCTGCTAATTACTACAAAACAACAACTCAGCTTTGTGTTGCAACAGAGATCAATTATGAGGCTTTACCTGTCAGACAGAGAATGTCCTGTTGTCTCTCAGCTGGTTTTTCCCCTCTGAGCAGCTTTTGCTTCTGAGTCTGACACTAAACAtttggaggagaagaagagggagacaggacagagaggatgaaggagagagaggaacaaacatgacaggctgTTGTTGAGCTGAAACTATTGTTTATATAAAGTGGGTGTATATATGATGAGTTAATAAATAATAGTGATTAAAACAAAGGAACAGCAGAGACTGGAGCAGGTCATAAGCATTGTGatgatcaggggccggactgcaggtcaggaggcagagagagagagagagggagagagagggagagagagggagagagagagagagagggagagagggagggagagagagagggagagagagagagagggagagagagagagagagagagagagaggagagagaggagagagggagagagagagagagagagatggagggagagagagggagagagagagagagagggagagagggagagggaaagagagagagagggagagagagagagagagagagggagggagatggagggagagagagggagagggagagagagagagagagagggagggagagagagagagagagaaagggagagagggggagagagagagagacacaaacgaCGAGCTGGCAGTGATGTTGCACGTTTTGATTATGCAACAGCAATGATGCAATCAATACAGCAAAGAAAATGAtgtgagcagtgtctgtgtTCCTCAGATGAGCTCACTCCACAAACAATTCAGAAAACAATTAGCAAGCGGTGTGTGAGGATTCTGTTGGAAGATGTAAAACTCATCACTAAACGTTGATCCACGGCGCTCTGAGGTGAGAAGAACCTGCTGAAGCGTCTACATTTAACCACTGATCGTCTGCGCTCTCTGCCTTCATCGTGTTTTGGTTGTTACAAACACGCACAAACCTCATGTCACACATGTCCAGATACCTCTGTTCTCTTCTTATTTTGAATGATCAGATGATTAAATGCTAACCGTCTGGTTTTATGGGTAAATGTGTGTTCCACATCTGAGTGAAGCCGACGGTGTCAACGCTGTGTACGTAAAAAGCAGAGCCGCACACAGAGGCAGCTTTGAGTCTGTTCCCACAGATCTCACCTGGATATGTTCCTTCTAGTGTCTGATAGCATCTCTAATGAGTAGCTGCTTGCACTGCAGGGtgttgacagacagacacaacaaaAGCTTCGTGTTGTGTGGGCACAAATCTGCCTCAGCGATCTGCCGTTCACGCCCAGCTGCCATGCCATCTTTGACCTCAAACACTCCCTCCAAATACTTCACTGCTGCCACCCAGGTTTTTCAGGCCGGCACTTTCCTCCttctttgtgttactgtgaatgttttgtgttgttgctgatgGCGGCAAGTGATACAGCAACACGTGCAGAGCTCTGTCAGGCGCAGGAGGAAttttgtttgaatgtgtttCACGCATTCTTCTCTAACTTTTTCACAGGTTTGGCCAGATTTTGTCCCCACCACTTCCGACCAGAGACCAGAACAAGACAAGAACCATCCAAAGAGTGGAAAAAGTTTCCAAATCCGCGAGGACTGCATCAACGTGATGCCTCAAAAGTAGTACTGCAGGTCATAATGCTGCCCTCTTTCACCTGGAGTTCCTCAAGGATCGATTCTGGGTCCTCTTCAGAATCCATGTGCTCCATAAGTGTGAACGTTGGAGAAGAATAAATGTCTGCAGGTGACTTCTTCTATGTAAGGTCACAAATCCTGTTTTCATGAAGTCTACAGACCAATGAGAGCTCTCAGCTCACAAACACAGTGTTATCTCAGCTGCCTATCACCACAGAGCTGTTAATCCGGCCTTCAGATCTGAGGACAGGACCAGGGCTTAGAGACTCACAATATTTGACCTTTAGGCTGACATGGAAAGGCTTTTAAAATagctgagcagagaggaggaggaggaggaggaggaggaggagatgaggcagcTATTCTTGCTAAATGAGGCTCTCCGGTTTCATAGTGAAACTGAGATGACGGACCTTTTCTCCTGGGCCCTGAAGGTACCACACTTCTAACATGTCATAAAGTGTGACCTTCAGGCATAAAGTGTACTTCATCTAATTGGGAAGTCATTGTCTTTTGTCTCATATCCCAGATTTCCAGCTGTTCCTACATGCGCtgccttttttcctcctctttaaaGGCCCAGTGAAGCGTGCGGAGCGGCCGCTCTGCTCTGATTCTCTTCAGGCATGTTGGAGCCGGTCTGTGcaccaaagaaaacacagaaataaacttATCACATGCAGCTCTGTTGGTGCACTGGAGCAGAGTTCTGTTCACTCGGTTTATAAAAGGAGGCGACGTCAGATTTCTAAAAGCACTGAGAGCACGCACCATGATGCTTCAGATCCTGTTTCATCAGTGAGGATTAACAGCAATTCAGACACGTGTGGGGACCAGTTAAAACAACGCTCACAGTTCAGGAGAGCAGGGCTGATGGATTCATCGATCATTAAAACAATCCTTAAAGATTTTAAAATAAGAATAACCCTTGTGCAGAAATTCTTCATCTTCTCTCTAGAAATAGCTCATGCTCACATGTGTGCAGAAACCTTCTGACCACCAACAGTTTATGATCGTATTTACCGACACCATCCAAGACCGACACAGCAGCACAAGTCCATGTTGGGGGGGGGTTAagagagcgccatacaccagtgagtacactggaggctatgcaggtaaagtgccttgcccaaggacacaccaCAGTGACTAggaaggagttgggatcgaaccaccaacctgctctaccactgagctcctGCTGCCCCAAATAAGTTTCCACTCACACCTTATTGACTTCCTTGTGAGGACGGGCTGTAACGATGTAAATATACCCTCTGTAAAAAGCTTCTCCGCCATCTTCTCAGCCACTACATGCTCTATTGTTACACCACAGGGGGCGccacacaggaaacaaacagcTGGAAAAGCCTCCTTCCTCATCTGCTCCTGAACATctggaaaaaacacagagatgtgttGATGTTGCATTTTTGCATCAAGTCTTTATTAAGCACATTTAtagaaaaacatatttacagcttTGCTTATTTATTGTACAACAAAGTCCCGTTACAATGCCATTTAAACTTTAACATTTTATGCAAATATACAGAACACAAATTGTTTTAGATCTGGGTGGATCTGATGTAGCTGTTTTCCTTCACGACTCTTTTAGTCCTGGTCTGCAGAGGTATCCTTCAGGCCTGCAGGCCCGGGTCAGGCTCCACGGATCTCCTGATGACCCCTCCGAGTTTCCTCCACGTAGTCACGAGCCTGAAGACAACCTGTGAGCAGGATACTGGTGTTTGTTCAGAGGACTCTGAAGTTTATAATCCTCTGCAGAGAAGGAAGCATCAGGTTTAATGTTTTAAAGTGATATCAACAAACAGATCAACATTTACatcacagcaggatattttaaCGGTCCGTGTATTTATGTAGAATCCGGTTTTAGGCAGAAAATGATCCGTGTCACAGCTATGAAAAACATACAATAAGAAAGCAACGTGCTACAGTAAGCagttcttctgtgtgttttgggcCCATTataatgtgaacacacacattagtgGTTTTGGAGTGTGGAGCAGAAAATAAAGCCCCTCggctgtgtttttatggacgGAGACGCTGCGGCTGTCACAGGACAGGTTTCtagctttgtgtgtttcagccaGGCCACAGAAGTCAGACCGAAATAAAACTCGACATCAACAGTGGGCTGGGAGGAAAATAAACAGCGGGTCCAGAGGTTTAACACAACATCTGGACGTGAGCGGGTCACTGTGTGGAGCCGTCTCACCTTCTCTGTGTGAAAGATGCCTGAAAGATGCTGCAGAGTGGAAGTCTGCGGCCTCCAGCGGGGCGGCTGGACCGGGAGTCACACACGGGGTTAAGCTGGGCGTCAGACCGGAGGACTGGGGCTGCCAGGGGTGCCCGCCGCTCATGTAGTTTGCTACAGGACCTGCGTACACACCGCACTGGTTTGAAGGCGAATACGCACAAGCTGAGACACAACCGGAGCGACTGGACGAGgactgagagggagagatgagagAACTTTAAAATCTGGATTCTTGAAGAGTTTTCACGAATGTTCCTCCTCATCATTCCAGGAACATTCACACCTCTCTGGACATTCCTGCTTCAAATTGACTGATTGATTCGTCCACACTGcaggttaccatagcaacagaaGTGATGCTGCCTGCAGACAGTGGGTTAAAGCATCTTTAATGttgtttattaaaaacattgCAGCTGTTCTGATCAACTAAAGCTTTCCTACTCCCAGCAGCTGTTTCTGGTTTACTGCTAAACATGCTGGGAAACATCAGGAGAGTCTGAGAGgcggcagccaatcagagctccgCTGGCATCACAGCAGGCCGATCTAATCACTTTTATTCATCACTTTTATTGACAGTTGGTGATGAGTTTATGACATGTTGCATGGTGTGGCTGTTATTTACCTGCTGCGGGTACTTCAGGTTCAGCTCAGTGCTGGATTTCTCTGCTCCACCGGCCCCAGCAGGAAAcggcctgctgctgctcagaccgGTCCATTCCTCCACCTTGGCTGAATGTCCATCAGTCCCcggcagagctgcagagacacagtttATTCTGAATCGACAGTTGGACAGCAGGTGAAACAGAGGTTCTCCACATGCTGACAAAATAAACAGATACAAAACATAGGCTACACTTGAGTGATAACAAAACATGTGCACAGTTCACCAGGTTTTCAGCAAAACACCACATGTAATTTGGACCAAATTAAGTCGAATAATAAACTAGTGACAAATTGTCGCctacatcaaataaaaaaattaaacgtATATTTTATGTTAATCTGAATTACAGATTAAGACAGATAAAATAAggtttaaataaagacattgaATAAAGTGTGTGAATCttaaatcatatttttattttaggtcTGAATCAGGAGCTTTTACTGAGTTTtatttcagacattttttttcagagaagctaaatttgtttttttattaatggcCTTAATAGAAACCTTTTAAAGGTTTAATCTGTATTTTATAAATCGCTGTCTGCCCCCCAACCTGCCGGCTCCACGAAGGCCCGGATGCCCAGGATGTTGTGCCAGCTCCGCGGCAGGCCGAGGTGTCCCGCAGGCCCGCTGCCGGTCCTGGTCCCGGTGGGGGCCCCGGGCCCGCTGTAGGAGGAGTAGGGGTACACGTGGCCGTACTGCAGCTGGGCCGGAGCCGGTTTGATGCTTTCAAACGGACCCTGTTGTGACAGAGTCCCGATTTTATTCCTGAGGATCCGGCTGATGGAGCTGACCGACGGCACGTTGTACTTGTCACACACGCCGTCAGACAGAAGCCGGTCCCGGATCTCCCAGGCGAAGATCCCCGGGTCGCCCTGCTTGTAGTCCCGGATGCTCTTGACCACGGCCGGGGTGGTGACCCGCGGCTTGCTGCCGCCGATGGCTCCGGGAAGGATGGAGCCGGTCTCGTTGTAGCGCGCCAGGATCTTGGACACGCAGCCGTGGGAGACCCGCAGCTGGCGGCTGATGTCGCAGGGCCGCATCCCGAGCTGCGCCAGCTCCACGATCCGGAGCCGAACCGGGTTAGGCAGCGGGCGGCCGTTCACGAAGAGCCCGCCGAGCTGGTTCACCTCCCCGTAGCTCTGCTCTGCACGGAGAGGGTTTTACTGGATCAATAAGGCTGATCAGATCAGGACGGGGGCGTTTTACAGAaaccacagaaaaacaacttaTAGGCTTTAAATTCTTCTTTTTGAGGAAGGaagtgaggcaaaaaaaaaattaaactaaatAAAGTGTTAAAGTTGCTGTGGTTCTATTTTTCCTGCTTGggacattatttttatttattattattatttattattaaaatataattttagtttcatttttttgacattttaagaAAGAGGGACCAAAACGTGATTTCTTCAATAAACATTAgaatttattgtgttttatcttCATCTCATTGACGAGTTTCTGATTATAGATCAAAACAAAACCTTTTTATTCAGGCCCTTATTctgcattaaattaaattaaattaaattaaattaaattaaattaaattaaattaaattaaattaaattaaattaaatataaaatgtttttatttttttctcatcaacatattttattgtctttatttctGATAAATTGAATTTTAGTGTTTACTGTATTTCACTGTAATTATCAGAACTCAGAGCTTAAAATTCAGTTTATTATAACAAATCAGATTTAACAGAAAgaattttgtttcattttcaaatgTTCATTTCCTTTTGAACATTTAtccaaaaaaaagctttttaatttgttcctgctttttttctgacacAATATAAATATTATTCTGTAAACATCTTTGTTTAGGAAAAagtttaattgttttgtttaaatagaTTTATTGCATGTCCTGATTATAACTCCAAACTTAGACTTAAATAAACTCAGTTTATTTCCTGTAGTGACAGACAGCTTTAAATAATCTTAAATCATCTACATGAGGCAGATTTGTAATCTTACTGTAGAGAAAGATATGAATATATCCTGGTTCTTTGTAACCAGTTATTGGGCAGTTTCTGGTTGAACTGCAGCACATTAAACTCCAGATGTTTAGAGCTGAATTCATCCTTGTTTGAGGAACATTGAACACTCTTCAGTCACAGACgtttctttccttctttaaaCATATGTTTTGCCCTTGCTGTGCTGAAGCTCTTGTCTGTATGGAGCCTGACTACGTGCAGGTtagagtctgtttctgacaaagTTTAAAGGAGCTTCACTTGATGAGGAGTAACTTAAAGGCACCTCCTCCCTCGGCCCCTCgttcacttcctgctgctggtgtttgaaAGAAAATCAGAGCAGAAGTTCAACTTTTCCTGAAAGGTTCTGTCACACTCACCCATCAGCCTCCGTCCACAGCGTCTCAGAGCTCCACCATCCACACCTCTGACTGCAGAGATCAGCCAGACAGTCtgagccttcctcctcctcctcctcctcctcctcctccatgtggGTGTCactgcatcacttcctgtttcagagcAAGAGGTCCATCTGATGTCAGAGCTCAGAATAACAACAGTTCCTGAAGGGCTCCTTAGTGGCTGAGTTTTCAGTTCTCCGGCTccacatgttgacattaaacgCATCAAGAGCTGTTTAAAACTGGACACAAATGATTAATAATCAGATCACAGTCAGGAGGACACATATCCAAAGGATTACAGTCAATAACTCTGGTTTAATGTTCAATAAACTGATCACACATATCATCAAACCACTGATCGATTCCCAGAAAGAGTCTGATGACTCTTTACTGACAGGAAGCATCAACTCCAGAAACACTCACTGACTCCATCTTTAAAGCAACAGCGCCCCCTTCTGGATTATTTCCTGCATTACAGTtccatcatcattttttttctgaacttcTCATTGATTATGAAAAGGGAATCATTGGTTTATTGACACATCAAAGATCAATATTCCCATTAATAATCGATGTTTTCCCCCTGATCTGATCCTCCTCCGTTCTTACAGTCCAAGATAAATTATTTTGATATCTAAAAGCTTTAGGAAgatgatgttttgtttgttttgatcagaaaaaaaacaatcaatagtTTTGGTTTGATGCATCACAAATGAATGCAACAGAAACTGATCACACAGTACGACACACAGACCGGAGTGTTTTTGTCACGGTTGATAGTTAGAGTCTCTTTtttcataaacaaataaataaaaataaaatattgatcaCGTATCAGTCAGTGATATTCGGGGCCCTTGGAGGACCCTGGCCCCTGGAGGCCCCTGAGCAGGTGCCTGTCATTCATCCTGTGTTGGGTTGGTGTTTGAGCTGCAGTTCCTTGTTCAGGCAGCAGGGGGCAGTCTGAGCTCAGAGACGCGCAGAGACAGTAAAGTCTGAGTTTAAAGTTTGGAGGTGAGATTAAAGGAGATTAGGAGCAGCTCAGAGCTGAGGCCTGTTTTTATTCTGAGTAATAATCTGGTGTCCAGCTGAGGACAGAGTGTCCAAAACCCGGAGACACATTTAAACTTTACTCCTCGAGGTCCCTGGAGGAAAACGGGGCTTTAATAATAAACTGGAAcatctctaaaataatcagttaaTCTATtcatgtgcccccccccctcacagtgtcactgagcatgctcagaagAGGCTCCTCTCTCCCCAGTCTGTCTGATCTGAtgtctcagctgctgctggatgtcaTCCATCATTAAACCGAGGAAACCAGACCAGTAACGAGGTTCACATCAGTCTGCATCATTAACTGCTGAGTTCTTAAACAGAGAAGAGTTAAAGCACAATGCGAAGAGTCGGAGCTATTACTGTGTTTATCAttttagtgtttttctttaatttattttattgaattaattgtgaatctgtttttttaatgtctttattattattattatttatttgatttatttttatttttaaataaaattgtttttacatttctccttattttttcatctgtttttatttatttagatttttttcatgttgggCCACAAATTTTGtcaaatttttctttttttttaaaataataataattttattcaGATTCAGTTTAATCAGAGGGTcattatacacacactgatcactgGGAATGGGGTaaaactgctctgtgtgtgtgtgtgtggtcatgaaTATAGAGGGCAGTCCATTGAAGGCAGCAGGCTGAATACCATGACAACTCCCAGCAGCCTCTCATGTATtcccagcagagtgtgtgtgtccattatAAAGTGTTCAGGGGGAATAAATGGGATAAATGTGCAGGCTGTGCGGTCTTTGTGGCCCTCGGCTCGtcgtgtgtttgtttgcagagTTTGACCACCCAGCAGGAtccaacacacacgcacaaaactGCAGACCAACAATCCAACAttaacccctcctcctcctccaataACCTCCTGAAACTACAGATATTTTCGGAGTTTGGCTGGAGGCTGCTTCCTGttcctccaccagctcctctcCACTCACTTCTTCGACTCATCCTCCAACACAACAGAGCCAtccaaaaaatgacaaatatggCTGACATCAAACTCACCTCAGCTCAGCCTTCCAGGCCACACCCACAACATGTGTTTCTATGCAACGACCGGACTGTTTTAGTTCTATTAAGACTTCAAATGTAACTGAATTTAGGATGTGGTTGCTGTGCCGGGCAGTTTGCGGCTCAGGTTTCGAGCCTTCTGTACTTGacttcacctctttgcctgcattCGGATATAAAAGGAATTTAGGTGGAGTCAGATGAGGCCAACAAGGAGAAAATGGAGCTTCTCACGGGGACTTAAAATCACTcttcagaagaagaagctgccCCATGTGGCTCAAAGGTGTACTGCAGATACATAAATAAACTCTCAAGTGACCCACCTGTGGGTCCTGAGCCAGTGTTTGGGAAACAGTGCTGGTTTCTTTGCATGTGGTCGTTCTTCTGGGATCAGCTACACCATCAGGAGGTTTCTCCTCCTgacaaactgtaaaaaaataaaataaaaatgcgtCATTCACGCAGCAGCCTGTAACAACCCAGAGTCACCTGACATCACCCTCTGCTGGTCATAGTGACCATGACAGACGCAAAGGAGGCGTCAAGTCCACAGGGAGGAGCTCGGGGTGGAGGCCGCTGCTTGTTTGATGTTCAGATAAAATCATtactgttaccatgacaacgtcAAAGTCTGAAACCCAAACCTGAAAACTAACTCTTCAGAGTGAAATCACCACATTAATTATCAGCTTCATTAACAGATCATTTGAATTCACCATGTTTCTTCTCGTTGACTGACAGCAGGATAATCcgaggacacacagacattaaCCCACAGAATGAGCCGGTGTCACTGATCAGCTGCTGCgcaaacagcagagtcttcatCCAAAGAACCAACACACGAAATGTGACAAATTCTTCATGAAGTCACAGAATCAACGTTAATACTGTTTATATACACATTCAAATAATCCGCTTTGAGAGTTTGATAGACTTTTGTTACAAAACATTAGCTCTCAAAATCGCATTATTTATGAATGATtatgatttatattattataaataaataatatacattattattaattataggTCATATGttgctgtgagtgttttgaatTTTCGTTATTTTTCTCTCTTGGATTTTctaatgttttaaaatattgtgGCTGTTTAAATACATCATTATGATCCTCGTTCATTCCGAGGccgtgtttctgttttttctgtaaCAGCGTGAATCTTTGAATCGGTCACAGATCGATAATCAGCCCGCGCGCGGTGTCCCTGGGTAAACAGGAAGCGGGGCACTTTCTGCCGGTGATCCTCCTCATTCATGTCCTGCCTGAGGCTCACGCTCTGAGCGCTGCTGCGTGTTTTCTTCCACGCTCTCACCCACTTGACTCCCGGGACCCGCctccgccacacacacacacacacacacaggccgtTAAAAGCGACGGAGGCCGCGCGCTCTGACCGTCTTCCCACGTGTGTGTTTCATGCCGTTAAATCCTGCCCGGTCAGCCCGAGCTGCTCCCGGCTTCATGGACCCGAACCCTCCGCTGTCTGCTCCTCTTTAACGGGCTGCAGCCGCCGAATCGCCGCCGACACCAGCCTGAAACTTCTCCTCCGCGCGCGCCATGTCGTTTGGCACAAGCGCAAAAACCGGATTCTCCGTGCGGGACATCCTCGATCTGCCGGACTCCGGCACCGGGAAATGCGGGTCCGGGACCGAGGAGACCGAGGAGGACGAGACGGAGGAGGCTTCCACGGAGGTTCCCGGGCCCCAGAACGCGCAGAAACTGGGATTTAGCGGCCGGACTTTGTGTGAGCGCGGCGGCgggaacttctgcaggtggagcCGCGTGTCCGGTAATCTGCATTTCTCACGTGaggagatttttctttttttcaaatcaaaatCCAAATGTTGGTTCATGTTTCAGCGCGTGACCACctcacatctgtctgactgCGTCATCACCGAGAGAGAAATGATGATTTACTGAAATCTGCTTCAAATAATCTGTAATCTCTGCTCAGATTGATCAATAATTCTATAAAAATGATCTCATTGAAATGTGATAaacttcctgcacacacacacacacacacacacctgcttacAGAGGtgctttaaaacatttttagatTCAGATGAATTTAAACATTTGACAGattattaatctgttaatctctCAGTACTATGATTGACTAAATAAATTTATCAGTTTCAAACTGGAATCAATCATTAAAAATTGAAACAGATCAGAATGTTTTGATGTTTCTGCTGTGAGTCATGACAGTAATCAGATTACCTGTAATTTCGTTCTGTAGTACACGGTCTGACTTTTCAGCACCGCACCGACACCAAATCCCCCGACCTGACCACGGATGAGTCCCCGGACGCGGAGCGGCCGTGCGTCGAGGCGCAGAAGAGCAGCGGCCGGAAGCGGCGCGTCCTCTTCTCCAAGGCGCAGACCTTCGAGCTGGAGCGCCGCTTCCGGCAGCAGCGTTACCTGTCCGCCCCGGAGAGGGAACACCTGGCCGGCCTGATCCGCCTCACCCCGAACCAGGTGAAGATCTGGTTCCAGAACCACCGCTACAAGATGAAGCGAGCGCGGGCGGAGCGCAGCCTGGAggcgctgcagctgctgccggCGCGCAGGGTCGCCATCCCGGTCCTGGTGCGGGACGGGAAGCCCTGCGACCGGATCACGGCGCATGACCTG
Encoded here:
- the pax1b gene encoding paired box protein Pax-1 isoform X1, whose translation is MEQSYGEVNQLGGLFVNGRPLPNPVRLRIVELAQLGMRPCDISRQLRVSHGCVSKILARYNETGSILPGAIGGSKPRVTTPAVVKSIRDYKQGDPGIFAWEIRDRLLSDGVCDKYNVPSVSSISRILRNKIGTLSQQGPFESIKPAPAQLQYGHVYPYSSYSGPGAPTGTRTGSGPAGHLGLPRSWHNILGIRAFVEPAALPGTDGHSAKVEEWTGLSSSRPFPAGAGGAEKSSTELNLKYPQQSSSSRSGCVSACAYSPSNQCGVYAGPVANYMSGGHPWQPQSSGLTPSLTPCVTPGPAAPLEAADFHSAASFRHLSHREEDYKLQSPLNKHQYPAHRLSSGS
- the pax1b gene encoding paired box protein Pax-1 isoform X2 — its product is MRPCDISRQLRVSHGCVSKILARYNETGSILPGAIGGSKPRVTTPAVVKSIRDYKQGDPGIFAWEIRDRLLSDGVCDKYNVPSVSSISRILRNKIGTLSQQGPFESIKPAPAQLQYGHVYPYSSYSGPGAPTGTRTGSGPAGHLGLPRSWHNILGIRAFVEPAALPGTDGHSAKVEEWTGLSSSRPFPAGAGGAEKSSTELNLKYPQQSSSSRSGCVSACAYSPSNQCGVYAGPVANYMSGGHPWQPQSSGLTPSLTPCVTPGPAAPLEAADFHSAASFRHLSHREEDYKLQSPLNKHQYPAHRLSSGS
- the pax1b gene encoding paired box protein Pax-1 isoform X3, which translates into the protein MEQSYGEVNQLGGLFVNGRPLPNPVRLRIVELAQLGMRPCDISRQLRVSHGCVSKILARYNETGSILPGAIGGSKPRVTTPAVVKSIRDYKQGDPGIFAWEIRDRLLSDGVCDKYNVPSVSSISRILRNKIGTLSQQGPFESIKPAPAQLQYGHVYPYSSYSGPGAPTGTRTGSGPAGHLGLPRSWHNILGIRAFVEPAALPGTDGHSAKVEEWTGLSSSRPFPAGAGGAEKSSTELNLKYPQQVL
- the nkx2.2b gene encoding NK2 homeobox 2b, with amino-acid sequence MSFGTSAKTGFSVRDILDLPDSGTGKCGSGTEETEEDETEEASTEVPGPQNAQKLGFSGRTLCERGGGNFCRWSRVSVHGLTFQHRTDTKSPDLTTDESPDAERPCVEAQKSSGRKRRVLFSKAQTFELERRFRQQRYLSAPEREHLAGLIRLTPNQVKIWFQNHRYKMKRARAERSLEALQLLPARRVAIPVLVRDGKPCDRITAHDLEATLRSGLRLPLCAYSPLLHPAYAAEHPGLPPPPQQQQPGAQQLAHMYHWSW